A genomic region of Christiangramia sp. OXR-203 contains the following coding sequences:
- a CDS encoding tetratricopeptide repeat protein: MRTSGSLLLMLWFILSVQAQDDKRPFEDVNQDDLGLVNDEFQELFFEALKQKGIENYEKAIIALRKASEISEDNAVLYFELGKNYRELQQFPAAIENFQKATALEPKREAILVSLFETYAATRDFDSAISTVQKLISFDSDYKEDLANLYLLNEDYDNALQLIDQLDQDLGANSYRNSLRRQIYARTNNTDAQIQNLRQSIAANPELEKNYLNLIYMYSEQGEDEEAYNVANELLESNPGSSLAHLALYKFQLEKQEPEAAIASMEIVFESEEIDAESKFKVLNDFLIFVQDNPQYENRLVEVAQKLTQIENTPGLYEKLGQFYLKKADRKNALRYFELGIKKNSTNFELTRNTLLLQIDLQKYEDVRELSAQALENFPSQPVLYLFQGVALNKLEKFEQAESSLKDGLDYLVDDIRMEADFYAQLSFSYHGMNNAGLANEYRAKAEELLKEIN; this comes from the coding sequence ATGCGTACATCCGGGAGCCTACTTCTTATGTTATGGTTTATACTTTCTGTGCAGGCACAGGATGATAAACGTCCATTTGAAGATGTGAACCAGGATGATCTCGGTCTTGTGAATGATGAGTTTCAGGAGCTGTTCTTTGAAGCCCTCAAACAAAAAGGCATCGAGAATTATGAAAAAGCGATCATAGCACTGCGTAAAGCTTCAGAAATTTCTGAAGACAACGCGGTGCTTTATTTTGAACTTGGGAAGAATTATCGGGAACTTCAGCAATTTCCGGCAGCTATTGAAAATTTTCAGAAGGCTACAGCATTAGAACCCAAACGGGAAGCTATACTTGTTTCACTTTTCGAGACTTATGCCGCTACTCGTGATTTTGATAGTGCAATTTCCACAGTGCAAAAGCTTATTAGTTTTGATTCTGATTATAAAGAGGACCTGGCTAATTTGTATTTGCTCAATGAAGATTACGACAATGCATTACAACTTATCGATCAACTGGATCAGGACTTAGGTGCAAATTCCTATCGAAACTCGTTACGCCGGCAGATCTATGCGAGGACCAATAATACCGATGCTCAAATTCAGAATTTAAGGCAAAGTATTGCCGCTAACCCTGAGCTGGAAAAAAATTATCTCAACCTAATTTACATGTATAGTGAGCAGGGTGAGGATGAAGAAGCGTATAATGTTGCCAATGAACTTTTGGAAAGTAATCCCGGTTCTTCTCTGGCTCATCTTGCACTCTATAAATTTCAGCTCGAAAAACAGGAGCCTGAAGCTGCTATTGCTTCCATGGAAATTGTATTTGAAAGTGAAGAAATCGATGCTGAGTCTAAATTCAAAGTGCTCAATGACTTCCTGATTTTTGTACAGGATAATCCTCAATATGAAAACCGTCTGGTAGAAGTTGCTCAAAAACTCACTCAAATCGAGAATACACCGGGTTTGTATGAAAAACTGGGACAATTCTATCTAAAAAAAGCTGATCGGAAAAATGCACTTCGGTATTTTGAACTGGGAATAAAGAAGAATTCTACCAATTTTGAACTTACCAGGAATACACTGTTGTTACAAATTGATCTTCAGAAATATGAAGACGTTAGAGAATTGAGCGCACAGGCGTTGGAAAATTTTCCTTCTCAACCTGTTTTATACCTATTTCAAGGGGTTGCTCTTAACAAACTTGAAAAGTTTGAGCAGGCTGAAAGCAGCTTGAAGGATGGGCTGGATTACCTGGTCGATGATATTAGAATGGAAGCCGATTTCTATGCACAGCTTTCTTTTAGCTATCATGGTATGAATAATGCAGGATTGGCGAATGAATATCGCGCTAAAGCGGAGGAATTACTTAAAGAAATAAATTGA
- a CDS encoding DUF4292 domain-containing protein → MIRRIVTLVFMAVIIASCGSSRRAGKIVTKNTEAVSIIKKHYAEEADYKTASGKLRAVYQDDEKTQSVNLSFRMEKDKAIWMSASILGFPVAKVYITPNSVSYYEKVTQSYFDGDFRLVSDFLGTPLDFQKLQNLLIGQAIYDLRTEEYDFTQSPRGFQFVQEEESADMKKMFLLDSRTLKAAAQQLAQVSENRSLTVTYSDYQVVDGIVFPEEIRIIANEGGSSTNIEITYRSINFNEEVSFPFDIPSGYEEISLK, encoded by the coding sequence ATGATTAGAAGAATAGTAACACTGGTATTTATGGCGGTAATTATAGCTTCCTGCGGAAGTTCCCGTCGTGCCGGAAAAATCGTTACAAAGAACACAGAAGCTGTTTCCATTATTAAAAAGCACTATGCTGAAGAAGCCGATTATAAGACCGCTTCCGGGAAATTAAGAGCAGTGTACCAGGACGATGAAAAAACACAATCTGTAAACCTTAGTTTTAGAATGGAAAAGGACAAGGCGATCTGGATGAGTGCGAGTATTCTCGGTTTTCCTGTTGCTAAAGTTTATATCACACCAAATAGTGTGAGCTATTATGAAAAGGTGACTCAGAGTTATTTTGATGGTGACTTCAGGTTAGTTAGTGATTTCCTTGGGACTCCGCTGGATTTTCAAAAACTTCAGAATCTGCTGATCGGGCAGGCGATCTATGATCTTCGTACTGAAGAATATGATTTCACACAATCTCCAAGAGGGTTTCAGTTCGTTCAGGAAGAAGAATCTGCTGATATGAAAAAAATGTTCCTGCTGGATAGTCGTACTTTGAAAGCAGCGGCTCAGCAACTGGCACAGGTTTCAGAAAACAGAAGTCTTACGGTTACCTATTCAGATTACCAGGTGGTAGATGGTATTGTCTTTCCTGAGGAGATTCGTATTATCGCCAATGAAGGAGGAAGCAGCACCAATATTGAAATTACCTACAGAAGCATCAATTTCAATGAGGAAGTTAGTTTTCCTTTCGATATCCCCTCTGGTTACGAAGAAATAAGCTTGAAATGA
- a CDS encoding murein hydrolase activator EnvC family protein, translating to MKASNVLIILLLCLGGMQFSYAQTDREELEKRRIQLRNEITRINELRISNQKKQRSVLVQVEDLGQQIKSTEDLIKLTNQQANLLTREITTNTNKIGALRKELEQLKEDYARMIEKSYKSKSQQSRVMFLLSSQNFLQAYKRIQYMKQYTNYRKQQGEEIKANTIELQQLNSRLVQQKEEKQKLIAENRKTRAQLEQNRKSQQELVSTIKKREGEFASQLKSKQREIDEIDRAIDRMIRESIANANKESGSSSRSTYELTPEAKALATDFNNNKGKLPWPVKSGVVTMKFGKQPHPVVSSVMVNNNGVRIDTDKGGKARAVFNGTVSEVQAVKGANKAVMVRHGDFITIYNNLENVFVKKGDTVRTEQEIGEIATSRTTGKTTLHFLLYKNDQKMDPAGWIYRM from the coding sequence ATGAAGGCTTCAAATGTATTGATTATTCTACTGCTTTGCTTAGGTGGTATGCAGTTTAGCTATGCCCAAACAGATCGTGAAGAACTGGAAAAAAGGCGTATTCAGCTTAGAAATGAGATCACCAGGATCAATGAGCTTAGAATTTCCAACCAGAAGAAGCAACGCTCGGTGCTTGTACAGGTGGAAGATCTTGGACAACAAATAAAAAGCACCGAAGATCTTATAAAACTAACCAACCAGCAGGCGAATTTGCTCACAAGGGAAATTACGACCAATACGAATAAAATTGGTGCGCTTAGAAAGGAACTGGAACAGCTTAAGGAAGATTATGCCCGAATGATCGAGAAAAGCTACAAGAGCAAGTCTCAGCAAAGCAGGGTGATGTTCTTGCTGTCTTCTCAGAACTTCCTGCAGGCATATAAACGAATTCAGTATATGAAGCAGTATACCAATTATCGTAAACAGCAAGGAGAAGAGATCAAGGCTAATACGATAGAATTGCAACAATTGAATTCCAGGTTGGTTCAGCAAAAAGAAGAAAAGCAGAAACTAATTGCTGAAAATAGAAAAACCAGGGCTCAGTTAGAACAAAATAGAAAATCTCAGCAAGAACTTGTTTCCACGATCAAAAAACGTGAAGGTGAATTTGCGAGTCAGTTAAAAAGCAAACAGAGAGAGATCGACGAAATCGACAGGGCGATCGATCGAATGATTCGCGAATCCATTGCCAATGCAAATAAAGAGAGCGGTTCAAGCTCAAGAAGTACTTATGAACTTACTCCGGAAGCGAAAGCACTGGCGACTGATTTCAATAATAACAAGGGAAAATTGCCTTGGCCGGTGAAATCTGGTGTGGTGACGATGAAGTTTGGAAAACAGCCACATCCTGTAGTAAGTTCGGTAATGGTTAATAACAATGGAGTACGAATTGATACTGATAAAGGTGGAAAGGCGCGTGCTGTTTTTAATGGAACTGTTAGCGAAGTGCAGGCGGTGAAAGGTGCGAATAAAGCGGTGATGGTTAGACACGGTGATTTTATTACGATCTATAACAACCTTGAGAACGTTTTTGTGAAAAAAGGGGACACGGTAAGGACAGAGCAGGAGATAGGAGAGATCGCAACCAGTAGAACTACCGGGAAAACGACTCTGCATTTTCTATTGTATAAGAACGATCAAAAAATGGATCCGGCAGGATGGATCTATAGAATGTAA
- a CDS encoding acyl-CoA thioesterase, producing the protein MEAKSPNESRTTLTDLVLPSETNPLNNLFGGELLARMDRAASIAARRHSRRIVVTASVNHVAFNKAIPLGSVVTVEAAVSRAFKSSMEIFIDVWVEDRESGRRTKANEAIYTFVAVDETGTPIQIPQLEPETDLEKERFAAALRRKQLSLVLAGKMKPSDATELKALFDKD; encoded by the coding sequence ATGGAGGCTAAATCACCTAATGAATCTCGTACTACACTTACAGATCTTGTTTTACCCAGTGAAACGAATCCGCTGAACAATCTTTTTGGTGGTGAACTACTGGCAAGAATGGATCGTGCAGCCAGTATCGCCGCAAGACGTCATAGTCGTAGGATCGTAGTAACTGCTTCAGTCAATCACGTAGCTTTTAATAAAGCGATTCCTTTAGGAAGTGTTGTAACCGTTGAGGCAGCTGTTTCAAGAGCTTTTAAGAGTTCCATGGAGATCTTCATTGATGTTTGGGTGGAAGACCGTGAAAGTGGTCGTAGAACAAAAGCAAATGAAGCAATTTATACTTTTGTAGCGGTAGACGAAACCGGAACTCCAATTCAAATCCCACAGCTAGAGCCGGAAACTGATCTTGAAAAAGAAAGATTTGCCGCTGCCTTGCGCAGAAAGCAATTAAGTCTTGTGCTTGCTGGTAAAATGAAACCTAGTGATGCTACTGAACTTAAGGCTCTTTTTGACAAAGATTAG
- a CDS encoding SPOR domain-containing protein, with the protein MNISNYIQDLLYRYECVVLPGFGAFLAQKQSAFIDENSNEFFPPKKVISFNRQLIKNDGLLANYIAEVENVKYQTANNMIQEYVYDLESSLQNASKARLENIGELYLDSEDKLQFEPVTNVNFLTQSFGLDTYKALPVNREAYKQQVSELEEKAPITFTPESKRSSIWKYAAIGLIALGVSSFAGLNIYSSQVTKHNIAEQQEAETQLQEQIQQATFVIDNPLPAVTFEVEKQSGNYHVVAGAFRVEENAQTKVDELRAEGFKARLLGSNKYGLHQVVYSSHQTRREAINKLYAVKKTNDAAWLLVQEL; encoded by the coding sequence ATGAATATTTCCAATTACATACAGGACCTGCTTTACCGTTATGAATGTGTAGTTCTTCCCGGTTTTGGTGCCTTCCTGGCCCAGAAGCAATCAGCTTTTATCGATGAAAATTCCAATGAGTTCTTTCCTCCAAAAAAGGTGATCTCATTCAACAGGCAGCTTATCAAAAATGATGGGCTACTTGCAAATTATATTGCTGAGGTCGAGAATGTAAAATATCAGACTGCAAATAACATGATCCAGGAGTACGTATATGACCTGGAATCTTCTTTACAAAATGCTTCTAAAGCCAGGCTCGAGAATATTGGAGAGCTTTACCTGGATAGTGAGGATAAACTGCAATTTGAACCTGTTACGAATGTAAACTTTCTCACGCAGTCCTTTGGTCTGGATACTTACAAAGCCTTGCCGGTTAATAGAGAGGCTTACAAACAACAGGTATCAGAACTTGAGGAAAAAGCCCCTATTACTTTCACTCCTGAAAGCAAGCGATCATCCATTTGGAAATATGCCGCGATTGGCCTAATAGCCCTTGGAGTTTCAAGTTTTGCCGGACTTAACATTTACAGCAGCCAGGTTACAAAACATAATATTGCTGAACAGCAGGAGGCAGAAACTCAGCTTCAGGAACAAATACAACAGGCAACCTTTGTAATAGACAACCCACTACCAGCGGTTACTTTCGAAGTAGAAAAACAATCTGGGAACTATCATGTTGTTGCAGGAGCATTTCGAGTTGAAGAAAACGCACAAACCAAAGTTGATGAACTTAGAGCAGAAGGTTTCAAAGCCCGATTACTAGGATCTAATAAATATGGCCTTCACCAGGTAGTTTATTCCAGTCATCAAACCAGAAGAGAGGCGATCAATAAACTTTATGCGGTTAAGAAAACGAATGATGCAGCCTGGTTATTGGTTCAGGAACTGTAA
- the dprA gene encoding DNA-processing protein DprA, whose product MEPDQLLYTLALQHVPNLGDSTAKKLIRHFGSAENVFKEKKSSLLKIDGIGKTRISEIENPMHLKEAEKELGFIHKNKISVSYFKEDSYPEKLKHCQDSPLLLFSRGTINLNRKRILSIVGTRQISSHGISYCEQLIEDLAPLEPVIISGFAYGTDITAHKAAIRNNLQTVACLAHGLNQIYPKAHKKYMTEMEENGGFFTDFWSSDTFDRNNFLKRNRIIAGLSEATVVIESAEKGGALVTADIANSYDREVFAVPGRPGDKSSIGCNELIKSQNARVLTSAADIAYMLNWRNNENDLKPVQKKLFIDLGAEEQLLYDQLQLQGKTELDLLALQCKIPTFKTASLLLSMELKGAVRPLPGKLFEIA is encoded by the coding sequence ATGGAACCTGATCAACTTTTGTATACCCTGGCACTGCAACATGTTCCAAATCTGGGAGATAGCACAGCTAAAAAATTAATAAGACATTTTGGTTCTGCGGAAAACGTTTTTAAAGAAAAAAAGTCTAGTCTATTGAAAATTGATGGTATTGGGAAGACCAGGATCAGTGAAATTGAGAACCCAATGCATCTGAAGGAAGCTGAAAAGGAACTTGGTTTTATTCACAAGAATAAGATTAGCGTAAGCTATTTCAAAGAAGATAGCTATCCTGAAAAGCTCAAACATTGCCAGGATTCGCCCCTGCTGTTATTTAGCCGTGGAACCATAAACCTCAACAGGAAGCGAATTCTCAGTATCGTTGGGACTCGACAGATCAGTTCACATGGAATCTCCTATTGCGAACAGCTTATAGAAGATCTCGCACCTTTAGAACCGGTTATTATCTCAGGATTTGCATACGGAACCGATATTACGGCTCATAAAGCAGCCATCAGGAATAATCTACAAACCGTAGCCTGCCTGGCTCACGGACTGAACCAGATCTATCCAAAAGCTCATAAAAAGTATATGACCGAAATGGAGGAGAACGGAGGGTTTTTTACCGATTTCTGGAGTAGCGATACTTTTGATCGTAATAATTTCCTGAAAAGAAACCGGATCATTGCCGGCTTGAGCGAAGCTACTGTAGTAATTGAGAGTGCCGAAAAAGGAGGAGCATTGGTAACGGCCGATATTGCTAATTCCTATGATAGAGAGGTTTTTGCTGTGCCGGGTAGACCGGGAGACAAGTCAAGTATAGGCTGTAATGAACTAATTAAAAGTCAGAATGCTAGAGTACTTACTTCCGCAGCAGATATTGCATATATGCTTAACTGGCGGAATAATGAAAATGATCTAAAACCAGTTCAGAAGAAATTATTTATTGATCTTGGAGCAGAAGAACAACTCTTATATGACCAGTTGCAACTTCAGGGAAAAACTGAATTGGATCTGCTGGCACTTCAGTGTAAAATACCAACTTTTAAAACGGCGTCATTATTACTGAGTATGGAATTGAAGGGAGCGGTAAGACCACTCCCTGGTAAGTTATTTGAGATCGCGTAG
- the trpS gene encoding tryptophan--tRNA ligase encodes MSRILTGVQSTGTPHLGNLLGAIMPAINMANDPKNDSFIFIADLHSLTQIKDAETLRQNTYSVAATWLACGLDIERSVFYRQSDIPQVAELSWYLSCFFPFQRLTLAHSFKDKADRLEDVNSGLFTYPMLMAADILLYDAEIVPVGKDQLQHIEMTRDVASRFHAKMGDVFVIPEGNVQEETMYIPGTDGAKMSKSKENTINIFQTDKKLRKQIMGIATDSTPLEEPKDPDTCNVFALYKIMASEEQIVEMRKNYEAGGYGYGHAKQALFELVRDKFAEPREKYEYYINNLEEVDKALSIGAEKAKNVANEVLAKVRTKLGY; translated from the coding sequence ATGTCAAGAATACTTACAGGAGTACAGAGTACAGGAACCCCGCATTTGGGGAATTTACTAGGTGCCATCATGCCCGCCATTAATATGGCGAATGATCCTAAAAATGATTCCTTTATTTTTATTGCAGATCTGCATTCGCTTACCCAGATCAAAGATGCCGAGACCCTACGTCAAAACACTTATTCTGTAGCAGCGACATGGCTTGCCTGTGGACTAGATATTGAAAGAAGTGTTTTTTATCGCCAGTCTGATATCCCGCAGGTTGCTGAACTTTCCTGGTATCTAAGTTGTTTCTTTCCGTTTCAGAGGCTAACCCTTGCGCATTCATTTAAGGATAAGGCAGATCGTCTTGAAGATGTGAATAGTGGTTTATTTACCTATCCTATGCTTATGGCGGCCGATATTCTTCTTTATGACGCTGAAATTGTTCCGGTAGGGAAAGATCAATTGCAGCATATCGAGATGACCCGGGATGTTGCTTCCCGCTTCCACGCAAAAATGGGCGATGTATTTGTAATTCCTGAAGGTAATGTACAGGAAGAGACCATGTACATTCCTGGAACTGATGGTGCGAAAATGAGCAAATCAAAAGAAAATACGATCAATATTTTCCAGACCGATAAGAAGCTAAGAAAGCAGATCATGGGAATTGCTACAGACAGTACTCCGCTGGAAGAACCAAAAGATCCTGATACCTGTAATGTATTTGCCCTTTATAAGATTATGGCTTCTGAAGAGCAAATAGTTGAAATGAGGAAGAACTACGAAGCAGGTGGCTATGGTTACGGTCACGCCAAACAGGCATTGTTCGAACTTGTTCGGGATAAATTCGCTGAACCACGTGAGAAGTACGAATACTATATCAATAATCTGGAAGAAGTTGACAAAGCACTATCGATTGGAGCAGAAAAAGCTAAAAATGTAGCGAATGAAGTACTGGCTAAAGTTAGAACCAAATTAGGTTACTAA
- a CDS encoding lysophospholipid acyltransferase family protein, whose protein sequence is MRYIKMAGILLWRIWFYILLIVPIVIMLPVLIVFTTSEKFYPQYFVCSRIWAKCILYGMGFWVKVKAEEIPEKHKSYMLVANHTSMLDIMQMLVIMKQPFVFIGKKELSKIPVFGFFYKRTCILVDRKNQQSRKAAFLEAQRRLKQGNSICIFPEGGVPDDHSVVLDQFKEGAFRLAIEHQIPIVPITFHDSKRRFSYRFLSGSPGKLRVRIHHFIPTLGLEMTDRKEIKNSTFNIIHDELVDPSVY, encoded by the coding sequence ATGCGATACATCAAAATGGCAGGCATCCTTTTATGGAGAATCTGGTTCTATATTCTCCTGATCGTACCAATTGTGATAATGCTTCCCGTTTTGATCGTTTTCACCACTTCTGAAAAGTTTTACCCTCAGTATTTCGTTTGCTCCCGTATATGGGCAAAATGTATCCTCTACGGAATGGGTTTCTGGGTTAAAGTTAAAGCTGAAGAAATTCCTGAAAAACATAAAAGCTATATGCTGGTGGCGAATCATACCAGTATGCTTGATATTATGCAGATGCTGGTCATTATGAAGCAACCTTTCGTTTTTATAGGAAAAAAGGAACTGAGTAAAATCCCTGTATTCGGATTCTTCTATAAGCGTACCTGTATCCTGGTGGATCGGAAGAACCAGCAAAGCCGGAAAGCTGCATTTCTGGAAGCACAAAGAAGATTAAAACAAGGAAATTCAATTTGCATATTTCCTGAAGGTGGAGTGCCAGATGATCATTCGGTCGTGCTGGATCAATTTAAAGAAGGAGCTTTTAGACTGGCCATTGAACATCAGATTCCAATCGTTCCCATCACATTTCATGATTCGAAAAGAAGATTTTCATATAGATTCCTTTCGGGCAGCCCCGGGAAGTTAAGAGTCAGGATCCATCATTTTATCCCTACCCTTGGCCTTGAAATGACCGATAGAAAGGAAATCAAAAACTCGACTTTCAATATTATTCATGATGAGCTGGTAGATCCTTCGGTTTATTAG
- a CDS encoding sigma-70 family RNA polymerase sigma factor, whose protein sequence is MGSKDLIYRCKQNERKAQEELYRLYSPKLFGVCLKYSDNYQQAEDNLQDGFVTIFEKIGQFQDKGSFEGWMKRILINTSLQQHRQQKVYGITNEEDLQEDEIEIETENISVDFLLQCVQELPDRYRQVFNLYVLDGYSHKEISDLLSITEGTSKSNLARARTSLKEKIELVQNSKAVKSS, encoded by the coding sequence GTGGGTTCTAAAGACCTCATCTACCGTTGTAAGCAAAACGAAAGAAAAGCTCAGGAAGAGCTTTACAGGCTCTATTCCCCCAAGTTGTTTGGGGTATGCCTGAAATATTCTGATAACTATCAACAGGCGGAAGATAATTTGCAGGACGGGTTTGTGACCATTTTCGAAAAGATTGGTCAGTTTCAGGATAAAGGATCTTTTGAGGGTTGGATGAAACGTATTCTTATCAACACATCACTGCAACAACACAGACAACAAAAAGTTTACGGCATTACCAACGAAGAAGATCTGCAGGAAGATGAAATAGAAATTGAAACAGAAAATATTTCCGTGGACTTCCTCTTACAATGTGTACAGGAATTACCAGACAGATATAGACAGGTATTTAACCTGTATGTGCTGGACGGCTATTCTCATAAAGAAATTTCAGATTTATTAAGTATCACTGAGGGAACTTCGAAATCAAACCTGGCCAGAGCCAGAACTTCTTTAAAGGAGAAAATTGAATTGGTACAGAACTCAAAAGCGGTGAAATCATCATGA